Proteins from a genomic interval of Pectinophora gossypiella chromosome 28, ilPecGoss1.1, whole genome shotgun sequence:
- the LOC126379147 gene encoding zinc finger protein 333-like, translated as MLHNSGPYGPSDTSVNIGQPVNMKQMAPPLNIGHNLNNLSKIAQPPPAMPSGHYNMPDYAPYGHPSLNLGSQLGPFPNYPNHFQSPYIPQNATSVHDTSWQNGMLPMSLHPQASHGLNLANYPYDKRPLNSALSNAYKDDEVPHKNLPINVPQGPKAFQKDERLDNYSMYNINQDRFNNFNQHYDFNLVPQERSYLDNTRRKSLENTVRLIEDILISTSKNKETEEQERKASEEKKQEIPKQTDPPKPVEENIDEEKLYEENLDEGKLDEDNIDEENPPVESSTSDEEIGEIEEEAKVESPKEDTSKSNEINLNKNNENMQGEESPENLTMERNELLSQPEKSESPINDVTNTERVIIKVELEEEPCDAKIHVKVEPMFWADSDYVAPFQRDLNGVTSEDVPHRAVMFGENSIEEATAFVRSGIPTTTSTAYYECPHCSLHFNHPKRFLIHVKWHSFGLTYERRSEIAREREISRNQRREARVVDRMNSKEVTEATTAKKVYPCKDCDKAFCSKGSLKNHRQRFHPTRVRACKLCGATVLGWMALREHLAAHTSIGYRCDHCHKHFKYPHSLAKHRDTHLEKTVSCELCPKKFGTAGLLKMHQKVHERAQRGATFRCSYCAKGFYEAYNLSVHERTHRNERPFLCEICNTSFGTNSSLKRHLKVSHSTSKPHECSTCHRSFVSEAIRDRHEARIHGDPARFPHRCTLCDGKYTKLKDLQKHMNKAHPKSKGRKKKKDSDSE; from the exons ATGTTGCATAATAGTGGGCCTTACGGGCCGAGTGACACATCTGTAAACATCGGCCAACCCGTCAATATGAAACAAATGGCACCCCCATTGAACATTGGTCACAACTTGAATAATTTGAGTAAAATTGCTCAACCACCGCCTGCGATGCCTAGTGGGCACTATAATATGCCTGATTACGCTCCTTACGGTCATCCTTCGCTGAATTTAGGTTCCCAATTAGGACCCTTTCCTAACTATCCGAACCACTTTCAGTCGCCGTACATACCTCAGAATGCGACTTCAGTTCATGATACGAGTTGGCAAAATGGAATGTTACCGATGAGTTTGCACCCACAGGCGTCCCACGGGCTGAATTTGGCTAACTATCCTTACGACAaaaggccactgaattctgcTTTAAGTAATGCTTATAAGGATGATGAAGTTCCCCATAAGAATTTGCCAATTAACGTGCCGCAAGGTCCAAAAGCATTCCAAAAAGATGAAAGGCTCGATAATTATAGCATGTACAATATAAACCAAGATAGATTTAATAACTTCAATCAACACTACGATTTTAACTTGGTACCTCAAGAGAGATCCTATCTAGATAATACAAGGCGAAAAAGCCTTGAAAACACAGTAAGGCTAATAGAAGACATACTAATTAGTACttcaaaaaacaaagaaactgaGGAGCAGGAAAGAAAAGCAAGTGAAGAAAAGAAACAGGAAATTCCAAAGCAAACTGATCCTCCAAAACCTGTTGAAGAAAACATTGATGAAGAAAAACTCTATGAAGAAAATCTCGACGAAGGAAAACTTGATGAAGATAATATTGATGAGGAAAATCCTCCTGTGGAATCAAGTACAAGTGATGAAGAAATTGGTGAAATAgaggaagaagcgaaagttgaATCACCAAAAGAAGATACTTCAAAAAGTAATGAGATTAACCTAAACAAAAATAACGAAAACATGCAAGGTGAAGAAAGTCCAGAAAATTTGACAATGGAAAGGAATGAATTGTTGTCACAGCCAGAAAAATCGGAGAGCCCGATAAATGATGTTACGAATACAGAAAGAGTAATAATAAAAGTAGAACTTGAAGAAGAACCGTGTGACGCAAAAATTCATGTAAAGGTGGAACCTATGTTCTGGGCGGATTCTGATTATGTAGCACCGTTCCAACGGGATCTTAACGGAGTAACGAGTGAAGATGTACCGCATAGAGCAGTCATGTTTGGTGAAAATAGTATCGAGGAGGCTACAGCTTTTGTTAGAAGtg GCATCCCAACTACAACTTCAACAGCCTATTACGAATGTCCACACTGCTCTCTCCACTTCAACCATCCAAAGCGATTCCTCATCCACGTTAAATGGCACTCCTTCGGTCTCACCTACGAGAGACGGTCAGAAATTGCAAGAGAACGGGAGATCAGCCGGAACCAACGAAGAGAGGCCAGAGTTGTTGACCGGATGAATTCGAAGGAGGTAACGGAGGCGACGACTGCTAAGAAAGTATATCCGTGCAAGGACTGTGACAAGGCATTTTGTTCGAAGGGCAGTCTCAAGAATCATAGGCAAAG GTTCCACCCAACCCGCGTCCGCGCGTGTAAGCTATGCGGCGCCACTGTGCTGGGCTGGATGGCGCTCCGCGAGCACCTCGCGGCTCACACCTCCATCGGGTATCGCTGCGACCACTGCCACAAACACTTCAAGTATCCGCACTCTCTCGCCAAACACAGGGACACGCACTTG GAGAAGACAGTGTCCTGCGAGCTCTGCCCCAAGAAGTTCGGCACGGCAGGCCTACTCAAGATGCACCAGAAGGTCCACGAGCGAGCGCAGCGCGGCGCCACCTTCAGATGCTCGTACTGCGCCAAAGGATTCTATGAGGCTTACAACTTGTCT gtCCACGAGCGCACACACCGCAACGAGAGGCCATTTTTATGCGAGATCTGCAACACCAGCTTTGGCACCAACTCGAGCCTCAAGAGACATTTAAAAGTG TCGCACAGCACTTCGAAGCCTCACGAATGCAGCACCTGTCACCGCTCATTCGTGTCTGAGGCCATCCGGGACAGACATGAGGCCAGAATCCACGGAGATCCAGCTCGCTTCCCGCACCGATGTACACTGTGCGATGGCAA GTACACAAAACTCAAGGATCTCCAAAAACATATGAACAAAGCTCATCCCAAAAGCAAAGGTAGGAAGAAGAAAAAGGACAGCGATAGCGAATAA